In the genome of Fulvivirga maritima, one region contains:
- a CDS encoding cell division protein FtsQ/DivIB has product MFRKYKMKIGAKLLIAGVVLISVIGFTDSRQSGEVCKDVVIRISNQHENYYVDESDVLALMTDNGNQAVKGTSFKELNLKDIEQKVEMDKFIKEAEIYKDLKGNLLVKVELRRPLARVIQTQGPDAYIAEDGAVLPVSTKYTSRVTLISGSYSQELVKQDLTTTEEGKKIYDLIKYINKDKFWKAQVAQIDIDENLNVLLYPQVTKQYVEFGKPEDLERKFKKLKIFYDRILPQKGWNTYSRVNLEYEGQIIAE; this is encoded by the coding sequence ATGTTTAGAAAGTACAAGATGAAAATCGGGGCTAAGTTGCTGATAGCAGGTGTAGTGCTGATATCTGTTATTGGCTTTACTGATAGCCGGCAAAGCGGAGAAGTGTGTAAAGATGTAGTGATTAGAATTTCTAATCAGCATGAAAACTATTATGTAGATGAGTCCGATGTACTGGCACTTATGACAGATAATGGTAATCAGGCAGTGAAGGGAACCAGCTTTAAGGAGCTAAATCTGAAAGATATAGAGCAGAAGGTGGAGATGGACAAGTTCATTAAAGAGGCAGAGATTTATAAAGACCTGAAAGGTAATCTTTTGGTTAAGGTAGAGTTGCGTCGGCCATTGGCTCGTGTTATTCAGACTCAGGGCCCTGATGCTTATATAGCTGAAGATGGAGCGGTATTGCCAGTCTCTACCAAGTATACTTCAAGAGTTACGCTTATTAGCGGTAGTTACAGTCAGGAGCTGGTAAAGCAAGACCTTACCACTACTGAAGAAGGCAAGAAGATTTATGATTTAATAAAGTATATCAATAAAGACAAGTTCTGGAAGGCACAAGTAGCTCAGATTGATATAGATGAAAATTTAAATGTGCTTTTATATCCTCAGGTTACAAAGCAGTATGTAGAGTTTGGTAAGCCTGAAGATTTGGAAAGAAAGTTTAAAAAGTTAAAAATATTCTATGATCGTATTTTACCTCAAAAAGGGTGGAATACTTATTCTAGGGTAAACCTGGAGTATGAAGGGCAGATAATAGCGGAATAG
- the ftsA gene encoding cell division protein FtsA, which translates to MENDKIVVGLDIGTTKICAIVGRKNEYGKLEVLGMGKAESDGVIRGIVTNIDKTVNAIEKAVREAEDQSGIDIRVVNVGIAGQHIRSSIHHGSITRNTKDDEITIEDINRLNNDMYRIVIPPGSEIIHVMPQDYTVDYEDGIKDPVGMSGVKLEADFHIITAQTNAINNINKCVKRAGLEIEHLILEPLASSMAVLSDEEKEAGICLIDIGGGTTDIAIFHDNIIRHTAVIPFGGNIITSDIKQGCMVMQHQAEILKTKFGKAIAEEASPNEIVSIPGIRNRAPKEISVKNLAHIIEARMEEIVELAHTEIITSGFENRLAGGIVITGGGGQLSCLKQLVEYMTGMDARIGYPNEHLGRSKVDIVKSPMYATSVGLVLSGFRALDERENRYNEVKVSGRPEYNRRKKLEAETSSAKF; encoded by the coding sequence ATGGAAAATGATAAAATCGTAGTAGGGCTCGATATCGGCACCACCAAGATTTGCGCCATAGTAGGAAGGAAGAATGAGTACGGCAAACTGGAAGTTCTTGGTATGGGTAAGGCCGAGTCAGATGGAGTGATCAGAGGCATAGTTACTAACATTGACAAAACGGTAAACGCTATAGAAAAGGCCGTTCGTGAAGCAGAAGATCAATCAGGTATTGATATTAGAGTAGTAAATGTAGGTATCGCTGGTCAGCATATAAGGAGCTCTATACATCATGGAAGTATCACCCGTAATACCAAAGATGATGAGATTACCATTGAGGATATCAATCGCCTCAATAATGATATGTATAGGATAGTAATTCCTCCTGGCAGTGAAATTATACATGTTATGCCACAGGATTATACTGTAGACTATGAAGATGGTATAAAAGATCCTGTAGGTATGTCTGGAGTGAAGCTGGAAGCTGATTTCCATATTATTACTGCTCAGACTAATGCTATCAACAATATTAATAAATGTGTAAAAAGAGCAGGCCTTGAGATCGAGCATCTGATTTTAGAACCATTAGCATCTAGTATGGCTGTGCTAAGTGACGAAGAAAAAGAAGCAGGTATTTGCCTTATTGATATAGGTGGTGGTACTACCGATATCGCTATTTTCCATGATAATATTATTCGTCATACAGCAGTGATACCGTTTGGAGGTAACATTATTACTTCAGATATCAAACAGGGCTGTATGGTTATGCAGCACCAGGCTGAGATATTGAAGACCAAGTTTGGTAAAGCTATTGCTGAAGAGGCGAGTCCTAATGAAATTGTTTCTATTCCTGGTATCAGAAATCGTGCGCCTAAGGAAATCTCCGTGAAGAACCTGGCACACATTATTGAAGCAAGAATGGAAGAGATTGTAGAGCTGGCTCATACCGAGATTATTACTTCTGGGTTTGAGAACAGATTAGCCGGTGGCATTGTGATCACTGGTGGTGGTGGGCAGCTCAGCTGTCTCAAGCAACTGGTAGAGTATATGACTGGCATGGATGCCCGTATAGGTTATCCTAACGAACATCTTGGCAGAAGCAAGGTGGACATAGTGAAGAGTCCTATGTATGCTACTTCTGTTGGGTTGGTGCTGTCTGGTTTTAGAGCGCTTGATGAGCGAGAAAACAGATACAACGAGGTGAAGGTATCCGGACGCCCGGAGTACAACAGAAGAAAAAAGCTGGAAGCGGAGACTTCTTCAGCAAAATTTTAA
- the ftsZ gene encoding cell division protein FtsZ, with the protein MSENAYKFDIPKHHKSIIKVIGVGGGGSNAVNHMFSQGIKDVEFVVCNTDSQALKTSSVPGKIQIGVNLTEGLGAGANPEVGKNAALESKEDIRDLLGNDTKMVFITAGMGGGTGTGAAPVIAKIAKEMDILTVGIVTAPFGFEGKKKANQAEAGINSLKESCDTVLVILNDKLREIYGNLSIGSAFAQADNVLTTAAKGIAEIITVAGYVNVDFQDVRTVMHNAGAAVMGSAETKGENRAKKAAEEALASPLLDNKDILGAQKILLSIISGEQAELQMDELTEITEYIQEQAGDDAEVIFGHGVDPDLGDSIRVTVIATGFDHDQAYLPQNRERKQQEDVQTRKVYDLDANKQINMFENDNSVNHNSGEITKRNVNKGNDASSSSSHDNQFSEPNRSYSFTSPVNSDFNDDDGDDGLFSDLEDEFEFMQEGDGTDQLINDDGMMDINKSTKEVMRKKAQERVDRLKGLNRNEMNADEFKEKLDVPAYLRKDIRLQNVPHSSEPHVSKYNLNDDNQILGNNRFLHDNVD; encoded by the coding sequence ATGTCTGAAAACGCATATAAATTTGATATACCCAAACATCACAAGTCCATCATAAAGGTGATTGGAGTTGGTGGCGGAGGTAGTAACGCTGTTAACCACATGTTTAGTCAGGGCATTAAAGATGTTGAATTTGTAGTGTGTAACACAGATTCTCAAGCTCTGAAAACCAGCTCTGTTCCTGGTAAAATACAGATAGGGGTAAATCTTACTGAAGGATTAGGTGCCGGAGCCAACCCTGAAGTAGGTAAAAATGCCGCTCTTGAGAGTAAAGAAGATATTAGAGACCTGTTAGGTAATGATACCAAAATGGTATTTATCACTGCAGGTATGGGAGGAGGAACCGGTACTGGAGCTGCTCCTGTAATAGCTAAAATTGCTAAAGAAATGGATATCCTTACTGTGGGTATCGTTACGGCACCATTTGGCTTTGAAGGAAAGAAAAAAGCTAACCAGGCTGAAGCAGGGATCAACTCTTTGAAAGAGAGCTGTGATACTGTGCTGGTTATTCTTAATGATAAATTGAGAGAAATTTATGGAAATCTCTCTATCGGTAGTGCTTTTGCACAAGCTGATAATGTGTTAACCACCGCTGCTAAGGGTATTGCAGAAATCATTACTGTAGCAGGATATGTTAACGTTGACTTTCAAGATGTGCGCACTGTAATGCATAATGCAGGTGCTGCCGTAATGGGATCAGCAGAAACTAAAGGTGAAAACAGAGCTAAAAAAGCAGCCGAAGAGGCATTAGCTTCACCATTATTGGATAATAAAGATATTCTGGGAGCGCAGAAAATATTGCTTTCTATTATTTCTGGTGAGCAGGCTGAGCTTCAAATGGATGAGCTTACTGAAATTACAGAGTACATCCAGGAGCAAGCTGGTGACGATGCTGAGGTGATATTCGGTCATGGTGTTGATCCTGATTTAGGTGATAGCATCAGAGTGACTGTAATTGCAACGGGGTTCGACCATGATCAGGCTTACTTGCCGCAGAACAGAGAAAGAAAGCAGCAGGAAGACGTGCAGACTCGTAAAGTGTATGATTTAGATGCTAATAAGCAAATCAACATGTTCGAGAATGATAACTCTGTGAATCATAACTCTGGAGAGATTACTAAGCGTAATGTAAATAAAGGGAATGATGCTTCTTCATCATCTTCTCACGATAATCAATTTTCAGAGCCTAACAGAAGCTACTCTTTTACCAGCCCTGTAAACTCTGACTTTAATGATGATGATGGAGACGATGGCTTGTTTTCTGATTTAGAAGATGAGTTTGAGTTTATGCAGGAAGGCGATGGTACTGATCAGCTTATCAATGATGATGGCATGATGGATATCAATAAGAGTACTAAAGAGGTAATGCGTAAAAAAGCTCAGGAAAGAGTAGACCGACTTAAAGGGCTTAATAGAAATGAGATGAATGCTGATGAATTCAAAGAAAAGCTTGATGTGCCGGCTTATCTGAGAAAAGACATCAGACTGCAAAATGTGCCTCATTCATCTGAGCCGCATGTGTCTAAATATAACCTGAATGACGACAATCAGATTTTAGGTAATAACAGATTTTTACATGACAATGTAGATTAA
- a CDS encoding IS1380 family transposase — protein MVTQNIGSLPIEYSSKPVTPFGGMSLMKRFIDQVGIREKLAELALPSPGSNRGYDPKQIVESFWLSIWTGASRYIHCDWLRYDTVLQSIFGWDGMPSQSTYSRFFGKFSQSLNNEVFPELQQWFFDQLHLGALTIDFDSTVITRYGDQQGSSKGYNPNKRGRNSHHPLMAFVSQTRMVANAWLRPGNTAASSSCREFMEETFKHALAGQKVGLVRADSGFYNEEIMSYLDEELINYIMAVRMYPNVKSEVWGLKDWVRLAKGIELNEMVFSHKNGKPRRYIIVKKQVDIRPNAGGKELFEDEPGYRYSCYVTNMDLPLDQIWNMYNTRADCENRIKELKQDFGLENFCLQDFWATEASFRFIMVAYNLMSLFRHFALNHHRKATLSTLRSYCFALGAWTANHANKKVLKISLPSKRRPWMEGIFLNISSTSPPFDYSNE, from the coding sequence ATGGTTACTCAAAATATAGGGTCTTTACCCATTGAATATTCCTCCAAGCCAGTGACACCCTTTGGAGGGATGAGTTTAATGAAACGATTTATCGATCAGGTAGGGATACGAGAAAAATTAGCCGAACTGGCACTTCCATCTCCTGGTTCTAACCGAGGATATGACCCCAAGCAAATCGTAGAGAGTTTTTGGCTGAGTATCTGGACAGGGGCTAGTAGATACATCCATTGTGACTGGTTGAGATATGATACTGTTTTACAGTCAATTTTTGGATGGGATGGTATGCCTAGCCAAAGTACCTACAGTCGTTTTTTTGGAAAATTCTCTCAATCCCTAAACAACGAAGTATTTCCAGAGCTTCAACAATGGTTCTTTGACCAGCTCCATTTAGGAGCACTCACCATTGATTTTGATAGTACTGTGATCACTCGATATGGAGATCAACAAGGGAGTAGTAAAGGTTATAACCCCAACAAAAGAGGGAGAAATTCACATCATCCTTTGATGGCCTTTGTGAGTCAAACCAGAATGGTGGCCAATGCATGGCTCAGGCCAGGCAACACAGCGGCCAGTAGTAGTTGCAGGGAGTTCATGGAAGAAACCTTTAAGCACGCCTTGGCAGGACAAAAAGTAGGTCTGGTAAGGGCCGATAGTGGTTTTTACAACGAAGAAATCATGTCATATCTAGATGAAGAACTCATCAATTACATTATGGCTGTACGCATGTACCCCAATGTAAAAAGCGAAGTTTGGGGACTTAAAGATTGGGTCAGACTGGCAAAGGGAATAGAGCTGAACGAGATGGTTTTCAGTCATAAAAACGGTAAGCCAAGACGATATATTATTGTAAAAAAGCAAGTTGACATCAGGCCAAATGCAGGAGGCAAGGAGCTTTTTGAAGATGAGCCTGGCTATCGGTATAGTTGCTATGTGACCAATATGGATTTACCTCTGGATCAGATTTGGAACATGTACAACACCCGCGCTGATTGTGAGAACAGAATTAAGGAATTGAAACAAGATTTTGGGCTTGAAAATTTTTGTTTACAAGATTTTTGGGCAACAGAAGCCTCTTTCCGCTTTATCATGGTGGCTTACAATTTGATGAGTTTATTCAGGCATTTTGCGTTGAACCATCATCGAAAAGCAACCCTGTCAACCCTCAGATCCTATTGCTTTGCATTAGGAGCCTGGACAGCAAACCATGCTAATAAAAAGGTTTTAAAAATCTCATTACCCTCCAAAAGAAGACCCTGGATGGAGGGAATATTCTTGAACATATCGTCTACTAGTCCTCCTTTTGATTATTCTAATGAATAA
- a CDS encoding Ldh family oxidoreductase — protein sequence MEDNIYSESKLREFTQAVFLKMGCSPEDAEKATDVLLKADLRGIDSHGVARLTGYVRLWEAGRINPTPEVTIVHETPSTAVIDGDKGLGLIVAIKAMEIAMQKAEQVGTGWVSVKNSNHFGIAGYHAMLAAEKDMVGMAMTNASPLVAPTFATERMLGTNPIAVAIPTDKQPMFVADMATTTAANGKLEILQRQEKDAPVGWIQDKDGNDSTNAFGLKDDGALLPLGSDREHGSHKGYALGSIVDIFSAVFSGANYGPWAPPFVSFLPLAKDPVGEGLGHFLGAMRIDAFRPAEEFKHHMDNWIGRFRETKPVEGKKVLIPGDPEREAEAIRKTDGIPLNPKVVADLNEVAEKMGLDLLS from the coding sequence ATGGAGGATAACATATATTCTGAGAGCAAATTAAGAGAATTCACACAGGCTGTATTTCTGAAAATGGGATGCAGCCCTGAAGATGCAGAAAAAGCCACAGACGTATTACTTAAAGCCGACCTACGCGGTATAGATTCACATGGAGTAGCCCGCTTAACGGGTTATGTGAGGCTTTGGGAAGCGGGAAGAATTAACCCCACGCCAGAGGTAACGATAGTTCATGAAACACCAAGCACCGCGGTAATAGACGGAGACAAAGGCTTGGGCCTTATAGTAGCCATCAAAGCCATGGAAATAGCCATGCAAAAGGCTGAGCAGGTAGGCACAGGCTGGGTAAGTGTAAAAAATTCCAATCACTTTGGCATAGCTGGCTACCACGCCATGTTAGCTGCAGAGAAAGATATGGTAGGCATGGCCATGACCAATGCCAGCCCGTTAGTAGCTCCTACTTTTGCTACCGAGCGCATGCTGGGAACCAACCCTATAGCCGTAGCCATACCAACGGACAAGCAACCTATGTTTGTAGCTGATATGGCTACCACTACAGCTGCTAATGGTAAACTGGAGATTTTACAAAGGCAGGAAAAAGATGCTCCTGTAGGCTGGATACAAGATAAAGATGGCAATGACTCTACTAACGCATTTGGACTTAAAGATGATGGAGCATTACTACCTCTGGGTAGTGACAGAGAGCATGGCAGCCACAAAGGTTATGCGCTGGGTTCTATTGTAGATATTTTCTCCGCAGTATTTTCCGGAGCGAATTATGGACCATGGGCCCCTCCCTTCGTAAGCTTTTTACCTTTAGCCAAAGACCCTGTAGGAGAAGGGCTGGGGCATTTTCTGGGAGCCATGCGTATAGATGCATTCAGACCTGCTGAAGAATTTAAACACCACATGGATAACTGGATAGGAAGATTCAGAGAAACTAAACCTGTAGAGGGTAAAAAAGTACTTATCCCCGGTGATCCTGAGCGAGAAGCTGAAGCCATAAGAAAAACTGATGGCATTCCTCTCAACCCAAAAGTGGTGGCTGATCTTAATGAGGTGGCTGAAAAAATGGGACTCGATTTACTTTCTTAA
- a CDS encoding Ppx/GppA phosphatase family protein produces MNKVAIIDCGTNTFHLLIAEINNGSFNILYSIKTPVRIGKGGISNGMILEDAVLRATKVLKSFAETIEKHEVTDVHAFATSAFRNAKNGEDVKQQIKEVTGIDIKIILGDEEASLIFSGVKAAVKLGSDPCLIMDIGGGSIEFIIGTEKEILWKRSFEVGAQRLLDQFHKNDPITEEEISGMEAYLDEQLAPLLEAINTHKPSILVGSSGTFDTLSEIYCRSKNIAFSESSSELPLTLQAYYNIHEELLFKNRDERMEIPGMIEMRVDMIVVASCAINWLLKKSHFTKLKVSTYSLKEGALHELS; encoded by the coding sequence ATGAACAAAGTAGCCATCATTGATTGCGGAACTAACACTTTTCACCTTCTTATAGCGGAGATAAATAACGGATCTTTTAATATTTTATATTCCATAAAGACTCCGGTAAGAATAGGCAAAGGAGGGATTAGCAATGGTATGATTCTGGAAGATGCCGTGCTGCGCGCCACTAAAGTACTTAAGAGCTTTGCTGAAACCATTGAAAAACATGAGGTAACTGATGTGCATGCTTTTGCCACCAGTGCATTTAGAAATGCTAAGAATGGTGAAGATGTAAAACAGCAAATCAAAGAAGTAACAGGCATTGACATAAAAATTATTTTAGGAGATGAAGAGGCTTCACTTATATTTTCTGGTGTTAAAGCAGCTGTAAAACTCGGTAGCGATCCTTGCCTGATCATGGATATTGGAGGTGGCAGCATTGAATTTATCATTGGTACCGAAAAAGAGATACTTTGGAAGAGAAGCTTTGAAGTAGGAGCTCAAAGGCTTTTAGATCAATTTCATAAAAACGACCCGATCACTGAAGAAGAAATTAGTGGCATGGAAGCTTATCTTGATGAGCAACTTGCTCCATTGCTGGAAGCGATTAACACTCACAAGCCAAGTATTTTAGTAGGTTCATCAGGCACTTTTGACACACTTAGCGAGATCTATTGCCGAAGTAAAAACATTGCCTTTTCTGAAAGCTCCAGTGAGCTTCCTTTGACTTTACAGGCCTACTATAACATTCACGAAGAATTGCTCTTTAAAAACCGTGATGAACGCATGGAAATACCAGGCATGATAGAAATGCGCGTAGATATGATAGTGGTAGCTTCTTGCGCCATTAATTGGTTATTAAAAAAGAGCCATTTCACCAAACTGAAAGTTTCTACTTACTCACTTAAGGAGGGCGCACTTCATGAGTTATCTTAA